Genomic DNA from Deltaproteobacteria bacterium:
TCAGCATTACTTAGTACACCAAGCGGGGTGGAAGCGTACGACAGTCAACGGCAGGAAGATTCATGGAGAGCAGAAACTGCACAAGGGAGATATGATCGGAATTGGCGGCTCGAAAATAAGCTTTGAGTAGTCGGGCACGGGAAACCAGGGGCACAGGTGTTATGAAACGCCTCATCAGGGTCGACCGAAATTATGTTTTCACGGGAGAGAGGCATGGCTGAATGGCATGTGACGCTTAACGACAGAATCCTCGACAGGTTCCGGATGGAGGAGGGGGACACTGTAAACATCGGTAGGGGCAAGACCGCAGACGTCAACCTTGACAACGTTGCTGTGTCTAGACACCACGCCAGGCTTGAAATGCGCAACGGCAAGTACTTTCTGACGGACTTGAGAAGTGTGAACGGGACCTTTGTAAACGGGTGCAAGACCACAGACAGTGTTCCCGTAACCGCAGCGGACCGAATCGAAATCGGAAAGTTTCGGTTTGCCTTGGAGCAGGCCTCAAAGCGGGCGCCTTCCCCTGTCATGCCGACTGATTTCGAAGGGACTGTTTATGTCGCCCCAAAGAAGAAACGCAGTAGGATAGCTGATGTGCAAGCCCCTCGCATTACGGTGATCGAAGGAGACGCGACACCGGACCGGTTATCCCTGAAAGAAAAGGAAACCGTAATTTTGGGCAAAGATGTCGCGTGCGACGTCCGGGTGCATGGGTGGCTTATCGCCAAGATACAGTGCTACATTCTTGCCAGGGAGGGCGAGTACTACTTGGCGCACCACGCCGGGTGGAGCCGGACAAGTCTCAACGGCAGAAAAATGCGAGAAGAGAAAAAACTGCACAGAGGAGACGTGATAGGCATCGGCCGGTCGAAATTGAGGTTCGAATAACCCTTAAGACGAATCTCGCCACAGCGGGATGGAGAGGGACTTTTTGCGAAGCCGTCAAGCTTACGGCTCCCATATGGCCTCACCCATTTCATCCTGGGGCAGCCCAGCCTGTGAAATATCGGACCCGATAAGCCCCTCTTCCCGTGCGCACGGAATGCAAAGGAAATCCCCGCCCCTTGTTTCAATCATCCTGGTAGCCATGGTCATCTCTGCACACCGGGAGCATGCCTTGGAAGGGGCCAGGGAGGCATAAGGCGGCTCGGAACACTTGACTTCTATTGTCTCAAAGACCGTATCAAAGGGTTTGGCAAGGAGATCCAGGGCCTTGAGCAATTTCTGCCGCATCCTTTGTTTGACCGTTGCCCTGCCGGCAGCAAAGGCCTCTTCAAGCTCGTCGAACTCTTCCTTATGCTCTCCTTCGTACTCATAGGGGCCTTGACGCGAGAAGCGGAATGCCCGCTTGTCTGATCGATTAAGGACCGTAAAGGCGTTTTTGCCGTAGTCCTTCAGGATGAGGTTGCCTTTCCCTGTTGTCGTGCCAAGCAAAACCTGCAGGGCGTCAACAGCGCACGTGTCGTTTTCGCTGATGACCACTACTTCTTCATCCTTAGAGCGACGAAGACCAAGCAGTTCTTTGGCCTGTTTTGCAATCATGTAGCCATAAACCAGGCCAGGACATATGTGGCCGTGAAAGGCGATGCACCGCTTCAGGTCTTCCGGCAACTGTCGGCGTGTATCTGACGAGCCATCATGATTGATATCGTTCATTGATCCATATACCTTCCTTACCTTCTTGATTTTCAATGCTCCCAATTCCATAACATCGCCAGGGAGAAAAGCAAAGGGATTCCTGAAGGAATGTCGATCGAAGAACCGGACTATAGAGGGTCTCTCAATACGCAACGCATCTGAAACCGAGTATGTTGGATGTGACGTCGGGGCTCACCTTGAAGCGGCTGAACAGGCGTATGTCATTTCCTGAGATCCAGCTTCCACCTTTCACGATACGCCAAATTGGGGTGTTCCCGGCGCTTTGGGCCGGCTGGTAAACGTCTGTGGTCCATTCTAACACATTTCCCAGTGTATCGACGATGCCAAGGTCATTCTTCAGGTCTTTGTATTCATCCACCGGTGTTGCGTCAGCCACAGAGTTCTCCTCAACGTTGCAAGCATTAGTTTTCCACTCGTCTCCCCAAGGAAACACGTATCCGCGCGCAGTTCTGGCAGCGGCCTCCCATTCGTTTTCCATGGGCAACCGCTTGCCCGTCCACGCAGCAAAGGCTATGGCATCTTCCAGGCTGACCTGAACCACTGGGTAGTTCCTCTTCTTATGGAGCGTGCTGCCTAGGCCGGATGGTTGATACCAGTATGCCCCCTTTACGGTTTCGGAACGAACAGTAGCATTGCAGACAAATCTGGCAAAACCGGTTTTCTCGTCCACCTCCTCACAAAAACGACCGTAGTAGACCGTCCCGTAGCCCAGTTTTTCTGCAGTTGTCACATACCCGGTCTTCTCGACAAAAACCTCAAAAAGGGCGTTAGTGACAGGGAATTTACCCAGATAGAAGGGCTCAAGTTGCACCTTGTGCTCAGGTTGTTCATCCCCTTTTGGCGCCTTGCTGCCAATGATATATTCTCCTTCCGGGATGAGGATATATTGGTTGTAGAACCTCTCCATGGCGCCCAGATAGCCGTCAAAGGCTTCGGCCAGGAGCTTGTCTTTATTGGTTTCGTCATCTTCTTCCGGATCTCCGGCGGGAAGACCTGCTTCCTGTGGCTGCTCAACTATCTCAATCTCTTCAAAATCATCGTCGGTTTCAATCTCTTCGACCTCTTCGGTCTCCTCGGGCACCTCGTCGACTTCAACTTCCTCAAATCCATCTTCAATTTCGGCATCGTCGAAATCTGCTTCCGCCTCAACTTCTTCGGGGGAATCAGCTATGTCAATTTCTTCGAGAATATCGTCGATTTTATTCTCATCAATTTCTTCTGCGTCCTCGTCAAGCTCAACCTCTTCCTGGGCCTCAGCGTCATCGAGGTCCTCTGCTACCCCCACTTCCTCAAGACCATGTTCAGCCAATAAAGTCCTTTCAGCCGCAATACCATATTTGCCGCCCGGCTCACCCTCCCCCTTGCCGGGTCCGTAACTCTTCGCGCCTGTTTCGCCCTCGCCCTTACCGAGTCCGTAGCCGTCAACGTCTGATTTCCCTGCCCATGCACCCTCTTGTTCTGCGGCAGTCTCTGAAAGAAAGCCACGTCCTTTAACCGTTTCAGCTAGCCCTGCCCTGGATACCTCAGTAGACCCATCAGTCAGGGCCCTTCCTCCTGCCTGTCTGCCAAATTTCTGCGACAAGCCCTCGATCGTGTTCTTCAGCTCCTCCAACTTACTTAACTCATCCGGACTGACTGCGCTGGTGATAGCCTCCGGACCTGATAATATTGCATTGACGATATCTA
This window encodes:
- a CDS encoding formylmethanofuran dehydrogenase, with the protein product MNDINHDGSSDTRRQLPEDLKRCIAFHGHICPGLVYGYMIAKQAKELLGLRRSKDEEVVVISENDTCAVDALQVLLGTTTGKGNLILKDYGKNAFTVLNRSDKRAFRFSRQGPYEYEGEHKEEFDELEEAFAAGRATVKQRMRQKLLKALDLLAKPFDTVFETIEVKCSEPPYASLAPSKACSRCAEMTMATRMIETRGGDFLCIPCAREEGLIGSDISQAGLPQDEMGEAIWEP
- a CDS encoding FHA domain-containing protein is translated as MAEWHVTLNDRILDRFRMEEGDTVNIGRGKTADVNLDNVAVSRHHARLEMRNGKYFLTDLRSVNGTFVNGCKTTDSVPVTAADRIEIGKFRFALEQASKRAPSPVMPTDFEGTVYVAPKKKRSRIADVQAPRITVIEGDATPDRLSLKEKETVILGKDVACDVRVHGWLIAKIQCYILAREGEYYLAHHAGWSRTSLNGRKMREEKKLHRGDVIGIGRSKLRFE
- a CDS encoding SUMF1/EgtB/PvdO family nonheme iron enzyme, with amino-acid sequence MAAVISVKGIDEAISNLNYRNPQALKSRLVHVILGFYKDKSPVESLRCIDAEEIVRAIWDTGDDPGIIKAKRKNLSSTKSSVNADLRRLFKEGKNPEGVIIGRDNVFVMSDEAKDEILSTFSAGAAEGEADSMRQIAESLSVIKEVLSKRESLPDAKTPDGVATLEDLRNTIQRLTEKIGIGGQERGLPEVTEAKEAPEEIIEGNGETPDAADVVKEILTEEEELDELEDAEEVDDDEIEEVFEKVEVDEIREEAEPEDDIDADHGEEVDADDAEIIEDVLAEDEAEAEEVEEDFEELDEAPEEVAVEAPEEEVAIPWGQITQALDIVNAILSGPEAITSAVSPDELSKLEELKNTIEGLSQKFGRQAGGRALTDGSTEVSRAGLAETVKGRGFLSETAAEQEGAWAGKSDVDGYGLGKGEGETGAKSYGPGKGEGEPGGKYGIAAERTLLAEHGLEEVGVAEDLDDAEAQEEVELDEDAEEIDENKIDDILEEIDIADSPEEVEAEADFDDAEIEDGFEEVEVDEVPEETEEVEEIETDDDFEEIEIVEQPQEAGLPAGDPEEDDETNKDKLLAEAFDGYLGAMERFYNQYILIPEGEYIIGSKAPKGDEQPEHKVQLEPFYLGKFPVTNALFEVFVEKTGYVTTAEKLGYGTVYYGRFCEEVDEKTGFARFVCNATVRSETVKGAYWYQPSGLGSTLHKKRNYPVVQVSLEDAIAFAAWTGKRLPMENEWEAAARTARGYVFPWGDEWKTNACNVEENSVADATPVDEYKDLKNDLGIVDTLGNVLEWTTDVYQPAQSAGNTPIWRIVKGGSWISGNDIRLFSRFKVSPDVTSNILGFRCVAY